The stretch of DNA GGCCGCACAACAATGGGCTGCATGACACCCTGCACTTTGATGGACTCGGCCAGTTCCTGCAGGGCGTCCTGATGCATATCAGTACGAGGCTGATATTTTCCGCGCTCAATCAGATCTACCGGCAGATGCCTCAGCGTCTGATCCTTGAGCTCTTCGTCGGCCTGCAGCGGCGGCGCTTCACTGACATCCGGTTGCGCTTGCTGTCTTATAGTGGCGGCGCTGCCCAACAGCTTATCCAGTCCACGTCCCAGTTTTTTCTTCGACATGCGGTTTCCTTAAGTCAGCCCGCCTGAAGGGCCTGTTCGTTTCTTCTCAGCATTTCGCCGGCCAGCGCGAGGTATGCAATAGCGCCACGCGATTGACGATCATATTGCAGCACCGGTAGTCCATAGCTGGGGGCTTCGGCCAGGCGGATATTACGCGGTACAACAGTACGGTACACGCGGTCTCCGAAATGCTCAAACAGTTGTCCTGATACTTCGGTGGTCAATTTATTGCGCGGATCGTACATGGTTCGCAGGATACCCTCAATCTGCAATTGCGGGTTATGCGTCTCACTGACGGCCGAAATGGTGTCCATCAGGGCGGACAGCCCTTCCAGCGCGTAATATTCACATTGCATTGGAATTACCACACCCTGCGCGGCCACCAGGGCATTCAAAGTCAGCATATTCAGTGATGGTGGGCAATCTATGACAATAAAGTCATATTGTTGGGCGATACCGGCAAGTATAGATTTGAGTTTGCTTTCCCGCGCCGGCATATCCAGCAGTTCAATTTCCGCCGCTACCAGATCACCGTTGGCAGGCAGAATATCGAAGCCTGCTTCCGGGGCTTTTGTTTTTGCCTGGTCAAATGTAGCTTCGCCTGTCAGTACATCGTAAACAGAGTACTCCAGCTCGCTTTTGTCGACTCCGCTACCCATGGTGGCATTGCCCTGGGGATCGAGATCAACCAGCAATACCTTGCGCCGGGTCGCCTGTAAAGAAGCGGCCAGGTTGACTGATGTTGTTGTTTTTCCTACGCCACCCTTCTGGTTGGCAACTGCCAGTATTTTTGTCACCTGTGTCACCTGCCTGAAATTCAGTTTTTGCCGGTCTGCTTCAGTTCAATGATATGTCTTTCGCCCTCAGTATCCGGTACCTGCACGGCAGACGCCTGTTGTAGTCGCCAATGCGATGGCAGATCGGCAAGTTCCTGCTCCGGATACAGACCCTTCATTGCCAGCAATCGGGTATGTGGCTGACACAAATGTTCACAACCGAGAACAAAATCGGATAAAGACGCGAAGGCCCGACTGACGACAATATCAATTTGCTCCGGACATTGGTAGCGTTCAATCCGGGTGTTTTCCACCTGAATGTTGTCCAGTGACAGCATCGTTTTCACCTGAAACAGAAAACGGGTTTTTTTGCCGTTACTGTCCAGCAGTATAAACTTTATATCGGGATAACAGATCGCCAAAGGGATGCCGGGCAAACCCGCTCCCGTTCCGACATCCAATACCGACAACGAATGTTGTGTGTCAGCCTGAATCTCTGCCAGGCACGGAGCCACAGTCAGGCTGTCCAGCAGATGCCTGCTTATCATCTGCAGAGGATCACGGACCGCTGAAAGATTATAAGCCTTGTTCCACTTATCCAGCAGCGCTACATAGTCCAATAATGTCTGCTGCTGAGCGTCGCTCAGTGTCAGATCAAGCTTAGCCAATCCTTGTCTCAGTATTGCGCGCAAGCGTTCCTGTGCTGCCACGAATCACCTCTTCCATGATCCATCAGGCACTTTTGCGTCCGCGTGCTGCCTGATATTTTTTAAGGTGAATAAGCAGCAAGGATACCGCCGCCGGCGTCATACCAGGAATTCGTGAGGCGCGGGCGATTGAGTCAGGCCTGGCGGCCAGCAGCTTTTGTTTGAGCTCATTCGACAGTCCATCCATCTTTTGATAGTCGAAGTCTTCCGGCAAAGCGGTATTTTCCTGGCGTTTCAGCTTTTCGATATCATCTTTCTGCCGATTGATATAACCCTGATATTTCAATTGGATCTCAACCTGCTCAGCCACCTGAGCATCAATGTCATCCATTGGCGTCCCGGTTGGGGACAAGGCTTCTTGCAATCGGCTGTAGGTCAGTTCCGGTCGGGCCAGAAGATCGGCCAGGCTATACTCTCTGCTCAGAGGTTTCTCAAGAAGTGGGTTGATGGCTGCGGCCTTCTCACTGTCTGGCTGCACCCAGACTGACTTGAGTCGT from Pseudohongiella spirulinae encodes:
- a CDS encoding ParA family protein → MTKILAVANQKGGVGKTTTSVNLAASLQATRRKVLLVDLDPQGNATMGSGVDKSELEYSVYDVLTGEATFDQAKTKAPEAGFDILPANGDLVAAEIELLDMPARESKLKSILAGIAQQYDFIVIDCPPSLNMLTLNALVAAQGVVIPMQCEYYALEGLSALMDTISAVSETHNPQLQIEGILRTMYDPRNKLTTEVSGQLFEHFGDRVYRTVVPRNIRLAEAPSYGLPVLQYDRQSRGAIAYLALAGEMLRRNEQALQAG
- the rsmG gene encoding 16S rRNA (guanine(527)-N(7))-methyltransferase RsmG; its protein translation is MAAQERLRAILRQGLAKLDLTLSDAQQQTLLDYVALLDKWNKAYNLSAVRDPLQMISRHLLDSLTVAPCLAEIQADTQHSLSVLDVGTGAGLPGIPLAICYPDIKFILLDSNGKKTRFLFQVKTMLSLDNIQVENTRIERYQCPEQIDIVVSRAFASLSDFVLGCEHLCQPHTRLLAMKGLYPEQELADLPSHWRLQQASAVQVPDTEGERHIIELKQTGKN